The proteins below come from a single Rosa rugosa chromosome 2, drRosRugo1.1, whole genome shotgun sequence genomic window:
- the LOC133734874 gene encoding G-type lectin S-receptor-like serine/threonine-protein kinase RKS1, with the protein MSSSIEAFIQILLLFLLLPSSICQLPLDALTPDRPIRDGDVLVSNNQIFALGFFSLGNSQHRYAGVWYNKIPEKAFVWVANRDNPVNDSYGVLSINGDGGLVIHGKDLSTPLWSANVTLSSPHNFTAKLWDTGNLVLLENGSQRVVWEGFDYPSDTLLPSMKIGLNRRSGLEKHLTSWKSKDDPGTGSCTCGINPMGVLQLFLRKGREALWRGGPWTGHRLSGTAGDYNSSIVNNEDEISFAYLDSEITRMVIDESGILQGFTWKDQWIKFYSYPTGWCDSYGQCGPNTNCDPAKDYKLSCTCLPGFESKSPRLSLGEGGCIRKAEASTCQNGEGFVKVASVKIPDSSTARVNMSTSLEECRQKCLMDCSCTAYTSADERGGGIGCLTWHGDLMDTRTFSDVGQDLYVRVDATSLAQYAKSGGSLSKKARLAISLGSVTIFILLLTLYWLVRMKMKGKRRQNKYSFELTAGLTYFEEATGGLALDDSRINSELLLFHLNTVATATNNFSIENKLGEGGFGSVYKGILYDGKEIAVKRLSKFSGQGVEEFKNEVLLIAKLQHRNLVKILGCCFEDEEKILIYEYLPNKSLDSFIFNETRRALLSWTRRFEIILGIARGLLYLHEDSRLRIIHRDLKASNVLLDNSLNPKIADFGMARIFRGEQTEANTNRVVGTYGYMSPEYAMQGLFSIKSDVYSFGVLLLEIITGKKNASSYENYPYSNLIGHVWELWKEGRVVEIIDSSIGESYLVSEIIRCIQIAFLCVQEFATDRPTMSVVVSMLSNDAALPSPRRPKTMSPSRDPSSNKGDSSVNDVTCTIVEAR; encoded by the exons ATGAGTTCCAGTATCGAAGCGTTTATCCAGATATtgcttctcttccttcttctcccCTCTAGCATTTGCCAGCTTCCCCTTGACGCCCTAACGCCAGACCGTCCCATCAGAGACGGCGACGTTTTAGTCTCTAACAATCAAATCTTTGCACTAGGGTTCTTCAGCCTCGGAAATTCTCAGCACCGCTACGCTGGAGTTTGGTATAACAAGATTCCAGAGAAAGCCTTTGTCTGGGTTGCGAACAGAGACAACCCAGTCAATGATTCCTATGGAGTGCTATCGATCAATGGTGATGGAGGCCTTGTCATACATGGAAAGGACCTAAGTACGCCTCTTTGGTCCGCAAACGTTACTCTCTCTTCCCCACACAATTTTACAGCCAAACTTTGGGATACAGGAAATCTTGTTTTACTTGAGAATGGTAGCCAAAGAGTTGTGTGGGAAGGATTTGATTACCCCTCAGATACACTGCTCCCCTCTATGAAGATTGGGCTGAACCGGCGGTCCGGGTTGGAGAAGCACCTAACATCTTGGAAATCAAAAGATGACCCGGGAACCGGGAGTTGTACATGTGGGATAAACCCGATGGGGGTTCTGCAGTTGTTTCTGCGCAAGGGTAGAGAAGCATTATGGCGGGGCGGCCCTTGGACTGGGCACAGATTGAGCGGTACCGCTGGAGACTACAATTCAAGTATTGTCAACAATGAAGACGAGATATCCTTCGCGTATTTGGACTCAGAGATCACAAGGATGGTGATAGATGAATCAGGAATACTTCAAGGGTTCACGTGGAAGGATCAATGGATCAAATTCTACTCCTACCCGACTGGGTGGTGTGATTCCTACGGACAGTGCGGTCCAAATACTAACTGTGACCCAGCCAAGGACTATAAGTTGTCTTGCACGTGCCTACCTGGGTTCGAATCCAAATCACCTAGATTGAGTCTTGGTGAAGGTGGGTGCATTAGGAAAGCGGAAGCCTCCACATGTCAAAATGGCGAAGGGTTCGTGAAGGTGGCGAGTGTAAAAATACCGGACTCGTCTACGGCACGTGTGAACATGAGCACGAGTTTGGAAGAGTGCAGACAAAAGTGCTTGATGGATTGTTCTTGCACAGCTTACACGAGTGCGGATGAGCGGGGAGGTGGGATCGGGTGTTTGACATGGCACGGGGACTTGATGGACACGAGGACTTTTTCCGATGTTGGTCAAGATTTATATGTTCGAGTCGATGCAACTTCTTTAG CTCAATATGCAAAGTCAGGTGGTTCTCTTAGCAAGAAGGCAAGGCTGGCAATTTCACTTGGATCTGTTACTATTTTTATTCTCTTACTTACCCTTTATTGGTTGGTAAGGATGAAGATGAAAG GTAAGCGTAGGCAAAATAAATATTCATTTGAACTTACTGCTGGGTTAACCTACTTCGAAGAAGCTACTGGTGGATTAGCTCTTGATGATAGTAGAATAAACTCGGAGTTACTATTATTTCATCTAAACACCGTAGCCACCGCCACAAACAATTTCTCCATTgaaaacaagcttggagaaggagGGTTTGGCTCAGTTTATAAG GGGATACTTTACGATGGAAAGGAAATAGCCGTAAAAAGACTATCCAAGTTTTCTGGCCAAGGAGTTGAAGAGTTCAAGAATGAAGTTCTTCTGATTGCAAAACTCCAACACAGAAACCTTGTGAAGATTTTAGGTTGTTGTTTTGAAGATGAAGAGAAGATTCTAATCTATGAATACTTGCCAAACAAAAGTTTGGACTCTTTCATCTTTA ATGAAACAAGGAGAGCACTTTTAAGTTGGACAAGACGCTTCGAGATTATCTTGGGGATTGCAAGAGGCTTATTATATCTTCATGAAGATTCAAGACTAAGAATTATCCATAGAGATCTAAAGGCCAGCAATGTTCTATTGGATAATTCTTTGAACCCAAAGATTGCAGATTTTGGTATGGCTAGAATATTTAGAGGGGAGCAAACTGAAGCAAATACAAATCGTGTGGTTGGAACATA TGGTTATATGTCGCCGGAATATGCAATGCAAGGACTGTTTTCAATAAAGTCTGATGTGTATAGTTTTGGTGTTTTGTTGCTAGAAATCATTACTGGCAAAAAGAATGCTAGTTCCTATGAGAACTATCCATACTCAAATTTGATTGGACAT GTTTGGGAGTTGTGGAAAGAAGGCAGAGTTGTGGAAATCATTGATTCATCTATAGGTGAATCTTACCTTGTTAGTGAAATTATAAGATGCATTCAAATCGCATTCCTATGTGTGCAAGAATTTGCAACTGACCGGCCAACCATGTCGGTAGTTGTTTCAATGTTAAGTAACGATGCAGCTCTTCCTTCACCAAGACGACCGAAGACAATGAGTCCTAGTAGAGACCCATCTAGCAACAAAGGAGATAGTTCAGTAAATGATGTCACATGTACAATTGTAGAAGCTCGCTAA